A stretch of Rhea pennata isolate bPtePen1 chromosome 18, bPtePen1.pri, whole genome shotgun sequence DNA encodes these proteins:
- the NDOR1 gene encoding NADPH-dependent diflavin oxidoreductase 1 isoform X1 produces the protein MAERKLLILFGSQTGTAEDTAERIGREAKRRHFQCRVEALDSYDVANLINELLVVFVCATTGQGDPPDNMKMFWRFLFRKNLPPSSLCQMDYAVLGLGDSSYPKFNFVAKKLHKRVLQLGGSPLLPVALGDDQHDLGSDAVVDPWLVDLWDKILSLYPLPPGLEIISPDVRLPPKYTLHYLAEDSSCSDGGLLQPRAPRAVPTELHPFAARMVSNQRVTAESHFQDVRLIEFDVTGSGITFSAGDVVMIQPQNSPEDVQQFCQLLRLDPDRYFVLKPSEPGTALPALLPQPCTIQQLVTHYLDISCVPRRSFFQLLSSFSPNELEREKLQEFSSAQGQEELYSYCNRPRRTTLETLWDFPHTTCAIPPEYLLDLIPRIRPRAFSIASSMLAHPNRIQILMAVVQYKTRLSKPRRGLCSTWLASLNPQHGDVRVPLWVKKGGMKFPADPDTPVIMIGPGTGVAPFRAAIQERVAQGRRGNCLFFGCRQKSKDFYCQLEWEELVTKSFLMLFTAFSRDQEEKVYVQHRIRENRKLVWELLSSRNAHIYLAGNAKQMPAAVIEALQSVLQLEGGLSPSEAEEYFTALERSQRFQSETWS, from the exons atGGCAGAACGAAAACTCCTCATTCTTTTTGGCAGCCAGACTGGGACAGCTGAAGACACAGCTGAGAGAATTGGCAGAGAAGCCAAACGACGCCACTTTCAGTGCAGAGTGGAGGCACTGGACAGCTATGATGTG GCAAACCTCATCAATGAGCTGTTGGTGGTATTTGTGTGTGCAACTACTGGCCAGGGCGACCCACCTGACAACATGAAG ATGTTCTGGCGGTTTCTGTTCCGGAAGAACCTGCCACCCAGTTCCTTGTGCCAGATGGACTATGCTGTGCTGGGCCTCGGAGACTCCTCTTATCCCAA GTTTAATTTTGTTGCGAAGAAGCTGCACAAACGGGTGCTACAGCTTGGGGGCAGCCCTCTGTTGCCAGTGGCACTGGGAGATGACCAGCATGATTTGGG ATCAGATGCAGTGGTTGATCCATGGCTCGTGGACTTATGGGACAAGATCCTTTCCTTGTACCCTCTCCCTCCTGGTCTTGAGATCATCAGTCCAGATGTGCG CCTGCCCCCAAAGTACACCCTGCACTACCTGGCTGAGGACTCCTCATGCTCTGATGGTGGCCTGCTCCAACCAAGAGCACCCAGGGCTGTTCCCACGGAACTACATCCCTTTGCTGCTCGGATGGTGTCCAATCAGCGGGTCACAGCAGAATCCCATTTCCAGGATGTCCGGCTCATTGAGTTTGATGTTACAGGCTCAGGAATCAC GTTCAGCGCAGGAGACGTGGTGATGATCCAGCCCCAGAACTCCCCTGAAGATGTGCAGCAGTTCTGCCAACTCCTACGCCTGGATCCAGACAGATACTTTGTGCTGAAGCCCTCAGAGCCTG GCACAGCCCTCCCTGCCCTGTTGCCACAGCCCTGCACTATCCAGCAGCTGGTTACCCATTACCTTGACATCTCCTGCGTGCCCCGCCGCTCCTTCTTCCAGCTCTTGTCCTCCTTCTCTCCGAATGAACTGGAGCGGGAGAAGCTGCAGGAGTTCAGCTCTGCACAGGGCCAGGAAGAGCTGTACAGCTACTGTAACCGGCCCCGCAGGACCACTCTTGAG ACCCTTTGGGATTTCCCTCACACCACATGCGCCATTCCACCTGAGTATCTGCTGGACCTCATTCCTCGTATCAGACCTCGCGCCTTCTCCATCGCTTCCTCTATGCTG GCTCACCCCAACCGGATTCAGATCCTTATGGCAGTAGTGCAGTACAAGACGCGGCTCAGCAAACCCCGTCGTGGTCTCTGCTCTACTTGGTTGGCTTCTCTCAACCCACAACATG GAGATGTCCGGGTGCCTCTTTGGGTGAAGAAAGGAGGAATGAAGTTCCCAGCTGACCCTGACACTCCCGTGATCATGATTGGCCCTGGCACAGGAGTAGCACCCTTCCGAGCAGCAATACAAGAGCGTGTAGCACAGGGACGGAGAG GAAACTGCTTATTCTTTGGCTGCCGACAGAAATCCAAGGACTTCTACTGCCAGTTGGAGTGGGAAGAGCTGGTGACGAAGAGCTTCCTGATGCTTTTTACAGCCTTCTCCAGGGACCAG gaggagaaggtgTATGTTCAGCACCGTATCCGAGAGAACCGAAAGCTGGtgtgggagctgctgagcagcaggaaTGCCCACATCTACCTGGCTGG GAATGCCAAGCAGATGCCAGCAGCAGTGATTGAAGCCCTGCAGTCGGTGTTGCAATTGGAAGGTGGCCTGTCGCCCTCTGAAGCTGAAGAGTATTTCACAGCCCTGGAACGATCGCAGCGCTTCCAGTCTGAAACCTGGTCATAA
- the NDOR1 gene encoding NADPH-dependent diflavin oxidoreductase 1 isoform X2, with the protein MAERKLLILFGSQTGTAEDTAERIGREAKRRHFQCRVEALDSYDVANLINELLVVFVCATTGQGDPPDNMKMFWRFLFRKNLPPSSLCQMDYAVLGLGDSSYPKFNFVAKKLHKRVLQLGGSPLLPVALGDDQHDLGSDAVVDPWLVDLWDKILSLYPLPPGLEIISPDVRLPPKYTLHYLAEDSSCSDGGLLQPRAPRAVPTELHPFAARMVSNQRVTAESHFQDVRLIEFDVTGSGITFSAGDVVMIQPQNSPEDVQQFCQLLRLDPDRYFVLKPSEPGTALPALLPQPCTIQQLVTHYLDISCVPRRSFFQLLSSFSPNELEREKLQEFSSAQGQEELYSYCNRPRRTTLETLWDFPHTTCAIPPEYLLDLIPRIRPRAFSIASSMLAHPNRIQILMAVVQYKTRLSKPRRGLCSTWLASLNPQHGDVRVPLWVKKGGMKFPADPDTPVIMIGPGTGVAPFRAAIQERVAQGRRGEAGSLEGLQAASCNRQVCSMYRKEGLGAPEALDRHRLCCG; encoded by the exons atGGCAGAACGAAAACTCCTCATTCTTTTTGGCAGCCAGACTGGGACAGCTGAAGACACAGCTGAGAGAATTGGCAGAGAAGCCAAACGACGCCACTTTCAGTGCAGAGTGGAGGCACTGGACAGCTATGATGTG GCAAACCTCATCAATGAGCTGTTGGTGGTATTTGTGTGTGCAACTACTGGCCAGGGCGACCCACCTGACAACATGAAG ATGTTCTGGCGGTTTCTGTTCCGGAAGAACCTGCCACCCAGTTCCTTGTGCCAGATGGACTATGCTGTGCTGGGCCTCGGAGACTCCTCTTATCCCAA GTTTAATTTTGTTGCGAAGAAGCTGCACAAACGGGTGCTACAGCTTGGGGGCAGCCCTCTGTTGCCAGTGGCACTGGGAGATGACCAGCATGATTTGGG ATCAGATGCAGTGGTTGATCCATGGCTCGTGGACTTATGGGACAAGATCCTTTCCTTGTACCCTCTCCCTCCTGGTCTTGAGATCATCAGTCCAGATGTGCG CCTGCCCCCAAAGTACACCCTGCACTACCTGGCTGAGGACTCCTCATGCTCTGATGGTGGCCTGCTCCAACCAAGAGCACCCAGGGCTGTTCCCACGGAACTACATCCCTTTGCTGCTCGGATGGTGTCCAATCAGCGGGTCACAGCAGAATCCCATTTCCAGGATGTCCGGCTCATTGAGTTTGATGTTACAGGCTCAGGAATCAC GTTCAGCGCAGGAGACGTGGTGATGATCCAGCCCCAGAACTCCCCTGAAGATGTGCAGCAGTTCTGCCAACTCCTACGCCTGGATCCAGACAGATACTTTGTGCTGAAGCCCTCAGAGCCTG GCACAGCCCTCCCTGCCCTGTTGCCACAGCCCTGCACTATCCAGCAGCTGGTTACCCATTACCTTGACATCTCCTGCGTGCCCCGCCGCTCCTTCTTCCAGCTCTTGTCCTCCTTCTCTCCGAATGAACTGGAGCGGGAGAAGCTGCAGGAGTTCAGCTCTGCACAGGGCCAGGAAGAGCTGTACAGCTACTGTAACCGGCCCCGCAGGACCACTCTTGAG ACCCTTTGGGATTTCCCTCACACCACATGCGCCATTCCACCTGAGTATCTGCTGGACCTCATTCCTCGTATCAGACCTCGCGCCTTCTCCATCGCTTCCTCTATGCTG GCTCACCCCAACCGGATTCAGATCCTTATGGCAGTAGTGCAGTACAAGACGCGGCTCAGCAAACCCCGTCGTGGTCTCTGCTCTACTTGGTTGGCTTCTCTCAACCCACAACATG GAGATGTCCGGGTGCCTCTTTGGGTGAAGAAAGGAGGAATGAAGTTCCCAGCTGACCCTGACACTCCCGTGATCATGATTGGCCCTGGCACAGGAGTAGCACCCTTCCGAGCAGCAATACAAGAGCGTGTAGCACAGGGACGGAGAGGTGAGGCAGGATCCTTGGAGGGACTCCAGGCTGCCTCTTGCAACAGGCAGGTTTGTTCAATGTACAGAAAGGAAGGACTGGGGGCTCCTGAGGCTTTGGACAGACACAGGCTGTGCTGTGGTTAA
- the TMEM203 gene encoding transmembrane protein 203, whose protein sequence is MLFSLRELVQWLGFATFEIFLHVLALLVFSVLLVLKVDSEASTLSWWAVFTPFFAADGLSTYFTTIVSVRLFQDGEKRLAVLRLFWILTILSLKFVFEMLLCQKLVEHTRELWYGLIMSPVFILLQLLMIRACRVN, encoded by the coding sequence ATGCTGTTCTCCCTGCGTGAGCTGGTGCAGTGGCTGGGCTTCGCCACCTTCGAGATCTTCCTGCAcgtcctggctctgctggtctTCTCCGTGCTCCTCGTCCTGAAGGTGGACAGCGAGGCCTCGACGCTCTCCTGGTGGGCCGTGTTCACGCCCTTCTTCGCCGCCGATGGCCTCAGCACTTACTTCACCACCATCGTCTCCGTGCGGCTCTTCCAGGACGGGGAGAAGCGCCTGGCTGTGCTGCGGCTCTTCTGGATCCTCACCATCCTGAGCCTGAAGTTTGTTTTTGAGATGCTCCTCTGTCAGAAGCTGGTGGAGCACACGCGGGAGCTCTGGTATGGACTTATCATGTCGCCTGTCTTcatcctcctccagctgctcatGATCCGAGCCTGCCGGGTGAACTGA